A portion of the Suricata suricatta isolate VVHF042 chromosome 11, meerkat_22Aug2017_6uvM2_HiC, whole genome shotgun sequence genome contains these proteins:
- the LOC115271661 gene encoding follitropin subunit beta, whose protein sequence is MKLVQFCFLFCCWRAICCKSCELTNITITVEKEECRFCISINATWCAGYCYTRDLVYKDPTRTNTQKTCTFKELVYETVKVPGCAHQADSLYTYPVATECHCGKCDSDSTDCTVRGLGPSYCSFSEMEE, encoded by the exons ATGAAGTTAGTccaattttgcttccttttctgctGCTGGAGAGCAATCTGCTGCAAGAGCTGTGAGCTGACTAACATCACCATCacagtggagaaagaggaatgccGCTTCTGCATAAGCATCAATGCCACTTGGTGTGCGGGCTACTGCTACACCCGG GATCTAGTATACAAGGACCCAACCAGGACCAACACCCAGAAAACATGTACCTTCAAAGAACTGGTATACGAGACAGTGAAAGTGCCTGGCTGTGCTCACCAGGCAGATTCCTTGTATACATACCCAGTAGCCACTGAATGTCACTGTGGCAAGTGTGACAGTGACAGTACTGACTGCACCGTACGAGGCCTGGGGCCTAGCTACTGCTCCTTCAGTGAAATGGAAGAATAA